Part of the Lolium rigidum isolate FL_2022 chromosome 6, APGP_CSIRO_Lrig_0.1, whole genome shotgun sequence genome, TTTGTTTGTTTCTTCCACGTCCATATTTGGTGTTGCTATATTTCTTTTCGCTCCTTTATCTGCTTAAATTCCTAATCAATCGTCTCTTTAAGAAGTACTTTTAGAAATCTTATAAAAAAttaaataatattttttatttaatttaggaAATAATATGTGTCTTTGAAAAATTCCAGAAATATTACGGCCTCGTCCTGGACCAATCCTACTGGGCTTGGTCGGCCTGGCCCAAGCCGACCAACCCTTGTCAGCCTTGCCAGGACGATAAGCTTGTGGAAGAGAGCATGACAAGGCTTTAAGTGTGAGGTGGGATCTTCCCACGATGAAAAGACCACCTCTTTGAAGCCCAGGAGCTTGGCCCACTAATTCTCGAACTTGATGGAGCGAGGCTTCTTTGAACCTCGAGCTCTTGCAAAAAGAAGTGGTCAATGATCCGAGATGGACGAGGGGCAAAGAAGTCAAAtgtaaatactccctccgatgcATATTACTTGACACTAGTATGAATATACCTAGAACTAAaaaatatctagatacatctatattaggagAGCGCCTAGAGATCAGTCGCCTGAGACTTAATAAGTTTCAGTCGCTGACATCAGTAGCTTATTAAGCCGTGTACTACTTTACTTCTGGCATTCAGTTCTATGCCTTCGCATTTTTCACTAGAAAAAATAATCTGTGCAATCATTTAAGACATAAGAAAAATCTTAGAAGCAATTTACGTGTAACTGGAAAagactcagttgcaacccacatgtaagtGGAAATTCTTAGGTGCGACGCATGCGTAACTGGAAAaataaatctcagttgcaacccacatgtatgtGGAAATTCTTAGTTACAACATATGCGCAAATGGAAAAATCATAGTTGCAACGCCTTATGCAATTGGaaaaaaatatcagttgcaacccacatgtaagtggaaattcttagttgcgaCGCAAACGTAACTGAAAAAAATCCCAATTGCAACCCACGTGTATGTGGAAATTCTTAGTCGCAACATATGCgcaactggaaaaatctcagttgcaacgctcatgcaattggaagaacaaaaatcagttgcaacccacatgtaaccgaaaaaatctcagttgcaacacaTATGCAACTGGAAATATGTCGTTTGCAACACACGCACAACTGGAATGCGCGGTAAGCGGTTCCATGGGAGAGAGAAAGACACCTTGTAGATAGGAAGCGTCACCACGAGCGCACTCCGCGAACCCACTCCACAAAGCCCACTCCGCAAGGCCCGCAAAAAACAAGTCAGCTTGCTTACGCGTCAGGCCAACAACAACATAAACAACCCCAAAAGTCAGAGCATGAATCTACAAGCATAAAATACGAATCTCCAAGCGCtcgacttaaacttattaagTATTAGGCGCCTGATTTCCAGCAAATCCGCTATATTAGATGCAactaattaatatgaatcagagggagtaagtAACTTTGAAAAGCGTGCACAATTTCAAACGGAGGTTGCAATCTAACACTAGGTTGGCACAAACATGCACGTGCCTCCATACGAAGCTTTGGGCTTGAGGGCCGTACACCTGCATGCCTATACGTGCATGCATGACGACAGAATTTGTTGCCCACGGAACGACAAAGAAAGAGGCGCTCCAAAGTCTTCCTCTTGGCGCCGCATGGGACCCCGGAAATGACCCTAAAGTTGGATCACATATCGAAGTAGAGGTCGTGGTAAGTGGCCAGCCATATGGGAAGTAGGTAGCGTAGCGAGCATGTGATGCCCCGGTGGGAAACCAGTCCCCCACAGCTCCGACGACCTTTCGCGGGATCGATGGTAGGTGTCCAACATTTGATCCGGCGAGCCCCTTCATCAATCCCCGGGGCCGGCAGCGCCATTACTTGTCGTAAACTAGCTATAGCCCGAGTACCTCTTGTACTTGAAAGCCAAAACCTCGAGGGAGTGAATGATGAGGCCTTTGGGTAACAGTTCTGCCGTTCGCCCGATCGATGGTTTCCAATTTGGACGTCAGTATCAGATATCATTTCTCCTCGCTCTTTCAAGGGTCATGTCACCAATTCTAAACTGATTGTGCTTCACTCTCGACTGATGCAGCGCGagaaagaatatatatatataatatgtaCAGGAGGCAGCTACCAGACaatctagctagctagcttgatAATGCACATATATCGATCAAAAGAAGAGATTGATCATCTCTACACAACAAGCAGGGCTATGTCatgatgcatatacatgatacatGCATGCCTTGCTAGCCATATGCTCTAGTGCTAAGGAAGATGTGGTTGCTCACATGTTTTGGGAGGAGATTGCGCAGCGACCTTATGCCCACACGCAGGATCAATGCATAggactacccccccccccccccccccattttacaatttcgaatttgaaatcctttatttaatttattttttagtCCCTTTAATTGGCATAGATACAAATACTCTACTAGGATGATGCACAAGAAAAGGTCAGTATAGCTCAGTTGGTAGAGCAGAGGACTGGAAATCCTCGTGTCCACAGCGGCGGTAACTACCTAGGTTTTCTCCCTTTGTATCCgactccggccggccggccacttTCTGCTATGCATAAAACTCCATAAGTAACATTCTATTTCATCTAATCAGACGGCGGGATTGACTGCCCTAAACTAAAAATATGTTCTAGTGCATGAAAACAACAAGTGGTTTTTCTAGCTAGGGTGCATGCATGTTTCCGCCGTTGATTTATTACTCCAAGATTCGTACCGTGATGATTCATGAAGTTTGTATAGACGGCTGGAAAACTAGACAAATTAAAACGCAATGAAACTGAAAGAAACAGTGTGCACACCTGTAGATAGCATGCATGGTAGAAATACATTTCTCTGACAACAACCCAATGACAACAAGGGCATGCATGTAGGTAAGAAGATCCTCACTAGAGATGAAACATCTATGATCTATGCATGCGACGAGGCGAGGTAGAAGAAGTACAAGGTACATACCAAAAATGTGCATAAATGGCATGGCATGCTAGCAGCCAGCTAGCTGCCGAGATCCTCGCCGGCCAGTGCCGTCCTTGCGCCGGATCCGATCCGTCCGGGGCCTCTCGTTCTAGCCATGCATTCAGGTGCAGCGGCCAGTAGCGAGCTCTGCATCACTGCATGCATATGCGACCGTGCGTACTGCGAGTCTGCAAACTGCTCACATCCCATCTGAATCTGGTTCTGAATTTCTGGCCAGCACCAACATGCATGCGTACAATCTGGCCAGTCCCCAGCCAACAGCGCCATCTCTGAGTCCGAGCCTCAGGGTTCAGGTGCAGTGCAGCGATCTCGAGTCCTTGACCTCTACCAGCCCTGTTCAAGATTCCATACGCACATATCCACTGCATCTGCACGCATGTCTGCATATCCAGGCCGTGCCCCCTCCGGCCGAACCATCAAAAACATTCTATTGGATATTGCTCATGAGCCATGCATAGATATACATATATCTTCTGCAGCAACTGCAAACCCACATGCTTCTGTGAAAATGGACCAATTTGACCATTTTCTAAAACTTCAACGCAAAATAATGAACACCAACTAACCCCTTTAGCATGACGCCCTACCCATCACTACATTGCATGGCGTTCGATCTAGAGTAGGATGCCATGGTTTTGCATGATGCCGTAGGTACACCATAGCGCCCTATTTTATGACGTTGTGCAATGTAATCACGGTGCCATGGGAACTGACGTCATGAAAAAGGTCAGATtgtgaaaaaaaaacatattcaTTTATGTTAAGTTAAGAAAAGAGTCAATTGATCATTTTTCGCTTGTTTTAACTAGCTCCATATATATGGCGTACCATACATAGTACTACCAGCAAGCTAGCTACACGGACAAGCAAGAGTTGAATAATGAACCATGCATAGATGTACATATGTCTTCTGCAGCATTAGCAACTGCAAACCACATGCTTTTGTGAAAATGGACCAATTTGACCATTTTCTAAAACTTCAATGCAAAATAATGAACCGGTTTTTTTAGCATGCAAAAGGTCAGATTGTGATATTTTTTCAAAACAGATTCATTTCTGTTAAGAGGTCAAATTCATCATTTTTCACCATGTTTTTGCATGCTCCATATGGCGTACCATACAGTACCAGTAGGCTAGCTACATGGTCACATGGACAAGTAATAAGAGTTGAATAATTAGTGGTCTGACTCTGACGTACGCAGGCATGTGACTGTGCATATTATAGGTGTGAGATTCCCTTGACCAAGTTCAAGCCTATACATAGTTGGCTGCATGTTTGTTAGTTGCGTCGCGCTTTCGCTAATTTGACTAATCACTCTAGATCTAGGCTAATCTGGGCACAGTAGGAAAGCTTGCAGGTGCACGCTAGCTCCGAGCCATCTCTCTTCTCACCCCGGCTATAAATAGCGGCCAATCGCAATGATATGGAACCAACCAAgcacttgctcacttcctctCACTAGTCGCACACTGACAACCTTAGTACTAGTACTAGGAAGCTTTCCTGTGCAAGAGCAATGGCGAAGCCGCTGCAGGAGGTGTACTTCGTGTTCATGAACTTGGACCCCGTCTACGAgcgcctaagagccgatcggtctGTATATGTACAAGACATTGATATCACTGATCATCGATCTGTGTAGGCAGTAGCTAGCACTTTTGTAATCAATAATAATGTGGTTTTGATTGATGGTTTATTCTTTGTTGGGTGCAGGTCGAAGCAGGGATCGGCAACGCTGGACGCGTACCTGAGCCAGAAGCACGATAAGCTGCTCGCCAAGCTCCTCCCGCCGGACACCTACTGCAAGAAGTCCTCGCTCGCCATCGTCGATGGGTTCGCCGTCGAGATCACTGACGCTCAGGTAGGTCACCGCCGGGCCTCGCCTCACGTATGGATGTGCAGCCATATTCTAAATGGTCACCACTGACcggtgcatatatatgtgtgtgaatCTTCTCCTACACCCCTGATAGATGACATACTCGATCGATATTAATTGTTGATGCAGGCAACCGTGCTGAGGTCCGCAAAGGAGGTGAGGGTGGTGGAGAAGAACCAGGAGCTTGCCTGATCAACCAGATGATAGAGAGAGGGAGATGCTTGTACCGATGCTTTGGCATCACCTATAgctatgtagctagagaagcttagTTTACTAAGCCAAAGGAGTTGATCAGTTGCTACTATAGTCAACTACTTTTGCGGCGTAAGTGTATCGGTCCGTGTGTGTCTGTGTGTGTGATCTCTCATGGCTTTTGTGTGGACTCTAATGTCAAGCTCAAGCTTAATTAGCTGCTACTATAAACTACGTACGTGCTAGTACCTATCATTGGCCGGATATTATATGAAGTTCTTCATCTTACTAGCTAGGGTCTACCGATATTCAGAGGATGACTTTGAAGATTGAACCTGCAATGTAATGGTGGTTATGATCGAATTAAAGGATTAGTCCAAAAGCTAGCTGTGTGTATATATTTTTATAACTATGTGTACTTGTCTTTCTGTGTCCAACAGCATGGCAGTGTGTGTATGACTTTTGGGTGTTGTTTCTATATGCATTATGTATGCATgggtagatgcatgctttggatgccTAACGCGAGTGGTTTAAGGTCTTGGATTGACTTGTTAAAACAACAAGACAAGTCTTCGAGAGAGGAGGACGATGAGGCTTTGATGAGTGGACTCGACCTCTCGAACTGCTGATCACGATATGATTCCTAATTAGCACTTGCGAGTTTCCGAGATGAATAAACATGTCGTCGTCGAAATCAGAAATGATAGGGCAAACAAATGCACTAAtttttgtgtgcgtgtgtgaatGTGCTTTTTGATCTAAGTTTTCATATCTAGAGAAGTGTAGATACGCTTGGTGCATGCACGCTGCATAAAATCTCTTATCATgtgccactccttgacaagtgtcGCAGACGGTCGTAGAACCCGCTTGGAACATTGGAATGTgcataaaaaaatagaaacaggTAAAGTGATAGCGGTAGGGAATTTCTACAAGGGAAAGTTTTTACGTAACAGGCACAAGTGTTGCAATAAGACCACTATCGTTGCAATAGGTAGCTGCTGCAACCAATTAGTTTGTGGCTAAATGCAAGTGCAATTGTAATGGTCGATTGCATGCTTATAAGTTATTgcaacattttcaaatttgttGGGAATTTATATACTGCAATAGTCCAACTATTTACGTACATTACACAACAGGAAACAAGGATGCACTACAAATACACCACCAGGAAATTTATATTGTCCATTGAAATGGTTAAATTGCATGGACTGGTCTCTTCATCCATTAAAAAAGTTGATCTTCATAGAACTTTAATTATGCTTAACAAGAAAAAAATAAGAGAGTATTAGTAAACAAGTTGATGAAGAAAGTGGTTTACTTCTCAACCAGGCTTTAAGTGATGATCTTGAGATAGAGGAACAGCCAGGTTCCGAGTAAGGACTCAACCATATCTAAGATAAAGATTCCTCGGGCAATAAAGAAAAAATTCCGCAAGAACAATTTGATGTTCGTAAAAAGTGCTAGGATAAACAAGAAAAGGTAATTACGAGATGAAAGGAAGCTTCCAGAATACATATGGTTTTAGGGAAATGACGAAACATTATTTTATACATGAGACGATAAGAGAATATAAACTTGATTTGTTTGCTTTTATAGAATTGAGAGACCAAGTTTCTCCATGTCGTTTTTAAATCAATTGTCGGGTGGGCTGGATTATGTTCAGTATTGTTTGACTCCTATTGGCAGATCGGGGGTATGCTGGTAGGTTTTAACTCTTCAATAATTTTTCGCTTATAAAATTGCATATTCATGACATACCCAAAATTTCAGCTAAAGAAAATTCTATGCTTACGGTTGAGTTTACTGAGGAAGAAGTTTATATATGAGTCCATTATACAAATGGACAATAACAAGGCACCGGGACCATATAGGGGTTCCCAGCTGAGTTCTATCAATTTTGTTGGAAAATTATGAAAAGGACCTCATGAATATGTTTTTCATGTTTCATCGATGTGAATTACCTATTTTTTAGCTCAACTATGGCACTGTAACTCTGCTCCCAGAAAAGCAAAACGCGATTCAAATTCAATAATATAGGCCTATATGTCTACTTAATGTGAGTTTCAAAACATTCACAAAGGTAGGAACAAATCTTGCAACAAGCATAGCCCATAAAGTAATTTGACCCACCCAGACATCCTTTATGCCTAGCAACACATTTTGGAAGGAGTAAGTTGTCGGAATTGTGATTCCGAATCGGATCGTAACTTGTCTGGTAGGATCGCAAACCGTAGGATCTTAACTCTTAGAATTGTAAAATCTTAGATTCTACTTAGCAGAATCGGTGAATCGTTTCACTCAATTTGGATCGTAAAGTCGTAGAATCACATAGTAGAATCATGATTCTGACAACTATGATAGTTATTCTTCATGAAATTATTCACGAGCTGCTTCGCAAAAACCTTGACTGTGTTCTTCTCAAAATAGACTTTGAAATGGCATACGATAAGGTCAATTAGTCTTTCCTACAATAAGCGCTTCGTATGAAAGGATTTGATCCTAAATGGTGTACGCCGATTAATGATTTTGTTACAAATGGAAGTGTTGGGATTAGGGTTAATTATGCCATAGGGCATTACCTTTAAACTCAAAAGGGTCTTCGGCAAGGAGATCCTTTTTCTCTggtattttttttatatattagGGGATGTGCTTGTCATTCTTATTGCATGTGCCAAGGAGGATGGCACAATTGATGGGTCAATACCTCACCTGGATGGAGGAGTATCTATATTacattatgttgatgatatcatcatttTTATGGAGCATAATTTAGAAAAAGGCTTTAAATATGAAGTTGATTCTTTGTATCTTCAAACAGCTTTCGGGATTGaagattaattttcacaagagtgaGCTTTTCTGTTTTGGCCGGGCTAAAGAAATAGAAGATCAATATGAAGACCTTTTTGAGTGCGAGATTGTCTCTCTACCTTTCAGGTATTTTGGGATTCCCATTCATTTTAGAAATCTAAATATCGAATGGCGAATGGAAACTAGTAGAAGACCGCTTTGAGAAAAAGTTGAGTAATTTGATTGGTAAGCTACTATCGTACGGATATTTCTTACTACTTATTAATTTATTTCTTACTAATTTTCTCATGTTTATTCTATCCTTTCTTGAGATACGAGAATTGTGGTGTGCAAGAGATTGGATTTCTTTAGATCgagatttttgtggcgaagtaatGGACACACAAAAAGTACACTAAGTAAGTGTAAAATCATATCCCGACCTAAGGATCAGGGGGGACTTAGGGTAGAGGTCTTAGATATAAAAACAAGAGTTTACTTAGCAAACAATTATTTAAACTCTTAAACGAAAAGGGAGTGTGGCAATATCTTCAGCACAATAAATATTTACATTCTAGTACCCTATCTCAAGTCCAACCTAAACTTTTCAGCTCGTCTTTTTAAAAAGGTTAGATGAAAGTAAATGAAGAGTTCTTTGGTAGGGgtttctttaattatggtagggaATGGCATATGTACTTGGTTTTGGGAGGATGCTGGCTATGAGGTAagcctctagcacatgagtatccATCTCTATACTATATTGTAATACATAAAAATGTTTTAGTTGCAAATGTTTTGGCATAGTTTCCATCAAATATAGCCTTTAGAAAAATCTTACTGAATCT contains:
- the LOC124661589 gene encoding uncharacterized protein LOC124661589, producing MAKPLQEVYFVFMNLDPVYERLRADRSVYQGSATLDAYLSQKHDKLLAKLLPPDTYCKKSSLAIVDGFAVEITDAQATVLRSAKEVRVVEKNQELA